A genome region from Stenotrophomonas maltophilia includes the following:
- a CDS encoding rhomboid family intramembrane serine protease, giving the protein MFVSLPSRKKAALRWATPVLFAALWLAFLWSISRPDDARGSLWLDWGALSTGLTHPLDWWATLQDGSVLRLFTALFLHADWSHLLGNLVFLLIFGLPAERVLGPWRLLLLFLVGGAVSNLVAIYTMGSPDQIIIGASGAVSALIGAYLALFPGARLGVVIPLGLFLEFVRAPAYLLIGVWAALQVVFAHIGPSFGMVAWWAHIGGFVFGLVYGVYVRAAIARRLRKRHGF; this is encoded by the coding sequence ATGTTCGTCTCCCTCCCGTCGCGCAAGAAGGCGGCCCTGCGCTGGGCCACACCCGTGCTGTTTGCGGCACTGTGGCTGGCGTTCCTGTGGTCGATCTCGCGCCCGGACGATGCCCGCGGCAGCCTCTGGCTGGACTGGGGCGCCCTGTCCACCGGCCTGACCCACCCGCTCGACTGGTGGGCGACGCTGCAGGACGGCAGCGTGCTTCGCCTGTTCACCGCCCTGTTCCTGCACGCGGACTGGTCGCACCTGCTGGGCAATCTGGTGTTCCTGCTGATCTTCGGCCTGCCGGCCGAGCGGGTGCTGGGCCCGTGGCGGCTGCTGCTGCTGTTCCTGGTCGGCGGCGCGGTATCCAATCTGGTGGCGATCTACACCATGGGCAGCCCGGACCAGATCATCATCGGCGCCAGCGGCGCGGTGTCGGCGCTGATCGGCGCCTACCTGGCCCTGTTCCCGGGTGCGCGGCTGGGCGTGGTGATCCCGCTTGGCCTGTTCCTGGAGTTCGTGCGTGCCCCGGCCTACCTGCTGATCGGCGTGTGGGCCGCGCTGCAGGTGGTGTTCGCCCATATCGGCCCGAGCTTCGGCATGGTGGCCTGGTGGGCCCACATCGGCGGCTTCGTGTTTGGCCTGGTGTATGGCGTGTACGTGCGCGCTGCGATCGCGCGCCGGCTGCGCAAGCGGCACGGGTTCTGA
- a CDS encoding outer membrane protein transport protein, whose amino-acid sequence MQTASTIARLTLLAVGVAGALAAADANAAAFQLKENSAKGLGRAFAGSTSTEGDASVIATNPASMRLLDGTLVQGDVSAISFGAKFRGQGQYGNGAPISGGNGGDAGMIAPVPAAYFHLPFGEKENMHFGASLTVPFGFKTEYDRDWVGRYNGVKTELQAIDLGVAFSYDVNPYLSFGASVFAERLNVDLTSAVDTGTAINASAQQKAAAAVLAAGGTPAQALAASRQAAAALAQQGFAPGTADGFLRIKGDEVSVGYTLGMTVTPVEGTNIAFSYRSKVEHKITDGKADFTIPQNAAAFLAAAAPGTFIDSNGRATITLPASATVGFTHRVNDQWQIMAEVTRTAWSKFDQVTVDYDSNQPDSVLPFHYRDTTFASIGTDFRVNDKLTLRGGLAYDQTPTTDAHRDVRVPDTTRKWLSLGLTYAASDKMEYSVGYTHLFTKDPNITSTSVTGNTVTGKYKVSGDVLAASMQYKF is encoded by the coding sequence ATGCAAACCGCTTCCACCATTGCCCGACTGACCCTGCTGGCCGTCGGCGTTGCCGGTGCGCTGGCCGCCGCCGATGCCAATGCTGCCGCCTTCCAGCTGAAGGAAAACAGCGCCAAGGGCCTGGGCCGCGCGTTCGCCGGCTCCACCTCGACCGAAGGTGACGCCTCGGTCATCGCCACCAACCCGGCCTCCATGCGCCTGCTCGACGGCACCCTGGTCCAGGGCGACGTCAGCGCCATCAGCTTCGGCGCCAAGTTCCGCGGCCAGGGCCAGTACGGCAACGGCGCGCCGATTTCCGGTGGCAACGGCGGCGACGCCGGCATGATCGCCCCGGTTCCGGCCGCCTACTTCCACCTGCCGTTCGGCGAGAAGGAGAACATGCACTTCGGCGCCTCGCTGACCGTGCCGTTCGGCTTCAAGACCGAATACGACCGTGACTGGGTCGGCCGCTACAACGGCGTCAAGACCGAGCTGCAGGCGATCGACCTGGGCGTGGCGTTCTCCTACGACGTCAACCCGTACCTGTCGTTCGGTGCGTCGGTGTTCGCCGAGCGCCTGAACGTCGACCTGACCAGCGCCGTCGATACCGGCACCGCGATCAACGCCAGCGCCCAGCAGAAGGCAGCCGCTGCCGTGCTGGCCGCCGGTGGTACCCCGGCTCAGGCCCTGGCCGCCTCGAGGCAGGCCGCTGCGGCCTTGGCCCAGCAGGGCTTCGCCCCGGGCACCGCCGATGGCTTCCTGCGCATCAAGGGCGATGAAGTGTCGGTCGGCTACACCTTGGGCATGACGGTCACCCCGGTGGAAGGCACCAACATCGCCTTCAGCTACCGCTCGAAGGTCGAGCACAAGATCACCGACGGCAAGGCCGACTTCACCATCCCGCAGAACGCTGCCGCCTTCCTGGCCGCGGCCGCCCCGGGTACCTTCATCGACAGCAACGGCCGCGCCACCATCACCCTGCCGGCCAGCGCCACCGTGGGCTTCACCCACCGCGTGAACGACCAGTGGCAGATCATGGCCGAAGTCACGCGCACGGCGTGGAGCAAGTTCGACCAGGTCACCGTCGACTATGATTCCAACCAGCCGGACAGCGTGCTGCCGTTCCACTACCGCGACACCACCTTCGCGTCGATCGGTACTGATTTCCGCGTGAACGACAAGCTGACCCTGCGTGGCGGCCTGGCCTATGACCAGACCCCGACCACCGACGCCCACCGCGACGTGCGCGTGCCGGACACCACCCGTAAGTGGCTGTCGCTGGGCCTGACCTACGCCGCTTCGGACAAGATGGAATACAGCGTGGGCTACACCCACCTGTTCACCAAGGATCCGAACATCACCTCGACCTCGGTCACCGGCAACACCGTGACCGGCAAGTACAAGGTCAGTGGCGACGTGCTGGCAGCTTCGATGCAGTACAAGTTCTGA
- the putA gene encoding bifunctional proline dehydrogenase/L-glutamate gamma-semialdehyde dehydrogenase PutA, whose amino-acid sequence MNAPSSSPAASDAPRPGALLSPELPAPPNPFRQAITDAWLKDEASHVRELLAQARLPAEEQSRVQALAADLVGRVRVRAKDQGAIEAFMRQYDLGSEEGVLLMCVAEALLRIPDQDTADKLIRDKLADADWEKHLGGSDSVLVNASTWGLMLTGKLVQMNDATRADAPSAFKRLVGRVGEPVVRLAVRQAMKIMGHQFVMGRTISEALARSHKGDNASYRYSFDMLGEGALTMKDALRYLEDYRRAIHAIGGDHKARGGRPDGDVNNAPGISIKLSALYPRYEHAKRERVLKDLVPGVLELAQLAKSYGIGCTVDAEESDRLELSLDIIEQVFSDASLAGWDGFGVVVQAYQKRTPYTIDHLADMARRAGRRLQVRLVKGAYWDAEIKRAQIEGYPGYPVFTRKQNTDVSYLACAKRLFTHADAIYPMFATHNAHTIAAVRSIANGGVYEHQKLHGMGDDLYAEVVPADRLGLPCRVYAPVGSHEDLLPYLVRRLLENGANSSFVNRITDERVPIADLIRDPVEMVSSFASIPHPKVPLPVDLLRSQNHDRKNSMGANLANDNELRALAEQINAAVKPWQAAPLVPGANPAGAALPVTNPADTREVVGQWLAADAATVQKALANAVAAQPAWNRTPAASRAAILEHAADQLEARMPEFMALCVKEAGKSLPDSIAEVREAVDFLRYYAKQAREQFSHAEKLPSPTGESNELQLHGRGVFVCISPWNFPLAIFLGQVAAALAAGNSVIAKPAEQTNLIGYYAVKLLHDAGVPAEVVQFLPGDGATVGAALTADPRVAGVAFTGSTDTARAINRAMAARDAAIGVLIAETGGQNAFIADSSALPEQLVKDAIGSAFTSAGQRCSAARVLFVQDDIADKVMTMLAGAMKELKVGNPGLLSTDVGPVIDADALKILQDHAERMDREARLIAAAELSAEAANGTFFAPRAYELKDLGQLHKEIFGPVLHVIRWKGDQLDAVIDQINATGYGLTLGVHSRIDETVDRISNGVHVGNVYVNRNQIGAVVGVQPFGGQGLSGTGPKAGGPHYLLRFATEKTVTVNTTAAGGNASLLTLGD is encoded by the coding sequence ATGAACGCACCTTCCTCCTCCCCTGCCGCCAGCGACGCCCCGCGTCCCGGCGCGCTGCTGTCGCCGGAACTGCCGGCGCCCCCCAACCCGTTCCGCCAGGCCATCACCGATGCCTGGTTGAAGGACGAGGCCAGCCACGTGCGCGAACTGCTGGCGCAGGCCCGCCTGCCCGCCGAGGAACAGTCCCGGGTACAGGCGCTGGCCGCCGACCTGGTCGGCCGCGTGCGCGTGCGTGCCAAGGACCAGGGCGCCATCGAAGCCTTCATGCGCCAGTACGACCTGGGCAGCGAGGAAGGCGTGCTGCTGATGTGCGTGGCCGAGGCGCTGCTGCGCATTCCGGACCAGGATACCGCCGACAAGCTGATCCGCGACAAGCTGGCCGATGCCGACTGGGAAAAGCACCTGGGCGGCAGCGATTCGGTGCTGGTCAACGCCTCCACCTGGGGCCTGATGCTGACCGGCAAGCTGGTGCAGATGAACGACGCCACCCGCGCCGATGCGCCCAGCGCGTTCAAGCGCCTGGTCGGCCGCGTCGGTGAGCCGGTGGTGCGCCTGGCCGTGCGCCAGGCGATGAAGATCATGGGCCACCAGTTCGTCATGGGCCGCACCATCAGCGAAGCGCTGGCGCGCTCGCACAAGGGCGACAACGCCAGCTACCGCTACTCGTTCGACATGCTCGGCGAAGGCGCGCTGACCATGAAGGACGCGCTGCGCTACCTGGAAGACTACCGTCGTGCGATCCACGCGATCGGCGGCGATCACAAGGCACGCGGCGGCCGTCCGGACGGCGACGTCAACAATGCCCCGGGCATCTCGATCAAGCTGTCGGCGCTGTACCCGCGCTACGAGCACGCCAAGCGCGAGCGCGTGCTGAAGGACCTGGTGCCGGGCGTGCTGGAACTGGCACAGCTGGCCAAGAGCTACGGCATCGGCTGCACCGTCGACGCCGAAGAATCCGACCGCCTGGAACTGTCGCTGGACATCATCGAGCAGGTGTTCTCCGACGCCTCGCTGGCCGGCTGGGATGGCTTCGGCGTGGTCGTGCAGGCCTACCAGAAGCGCACCCCGTACACGATCGACCACCTGGCCGACATGGCGCGCCGCGCCGGTCGCCGCCTGCAGGTGCGCCTGGTCAAGGGCGCCTACTGGGATGCCGAGATCAAGCGCGCGCAGATCGAAGGCTATCCGGGCTACCCGGTGTTCACCCGCAAGCAGAACACCGACGTCTCCTACCTGGCCTGCGCCAAGCGCCTGTTCACGCATGCCGATGCGATCTACCCGATGTTCGCCACGCACAACGCGCACACCATTGCCGCGGTGCGCAGCATCGCAAACGGCGGCGTGTACGAGCACCAGAAGCTGCACGGCATGGGTGACGACCTGTACGCCGAAGTGGTGCCGGCCGACCGCCTGGGCCTGCCCTGCCGCGTGTATGCGCCGGTCGGTTCGCATGAAGACCTGCTGCCGTACCTGGTGCGTCGCCTGCTGGAAAACGGCGCCAACTCCAGCTTCGTCAACCGCATCACCGACGAGCGCGTGCCGATCGCCGACCTGATCCGCGATCCGGTCGAGATGGTGTCCTCGTTCGCTTCGATTCCGCATCCCAAGGTCCCGCTGCCGGTTGACCTGCTGCGCAGCCAGAACCACGACAGGAAGAACTCCATGGGCGCCAACCTCGCCAACGACAACGAACTGCGCGCCCTGGCCGAGCAGATCAACGCGGCTGTGAAGCCTTGGCAGGCCGCCCCGCTGGTGCCCGGTGCCAACCCGGCCGGCGCTGCGCTGCCGGTGACCAACCCGGCCGACACCCGCGAAGTGGTCGGCCAGTGGCTGGCCGCCGACGCCGCCACCGTGCAGAAGGCCCTGGCCAATGCCGTGGCCGCGCAGCCGGCCTGGAACCGCACCCCGGCCGCCAGCCGCGCCGCCATCCTCGAGCACGCCGCCGACCAGCTGGAAGCGCGCATGCCGGAGTTCATGGCGCTGTGCGTGAAGGAAGCCGGCAAGAGCCTGCCCGACAGCATCGCCGAAGTGCGCGAAGCGGTGGACTTCCTGCGCTACTACGCCAAGCAGGCGCGCGAGCAGTTCAGCCACGCCGAAAAGCTGCCGAGCCCGACCGGTGAATCCAACGAGCTGCAGCTGCACGGCCGCGGCGTGTTCGTCTGCATCAGCCCGTGGAACTTCCCGCTGGCGATCTTCCTGGGCCAGGTGGCCGCTGCACTCGCCGCCGGCAACAGCGTCATCGCCAAGCCCGCCGAGCAGACCAACCTGATCGGCTACTACGCGGTGAAGCTGCTGCACGACGCCGGCGTGCCGGCCGAGGTGGTGCAGTTCCTGCCCGGCGACGGCGCCACCGTCGGTGCCGCGCTCACCGCCGATCCGCGCGTGGCCGGCGTCGCCTTCACCGGCTCCACCGACACCGCCCGTGCGATCAACCGCGCGATGGCCGCACGCGATGCCGCCATCGGTGTGCTGATTGCCGAGACCGGCGGCCAGAATGCCTTCATCGCCGACTCCTCGGCGCTGCCGGAGCAGCTGGTCAAGGACGCCATCGGTTCGGCCTTCACCTCGGCCGGCCAGCGCTGCTCGGCCGCGCGCGTGCTGTTCGTGCAGGACGACATCGCCGACAAGGTGATGACCATGCTGGCCGGTGCGATGAAGGAGCTGAAGGTCGGCAACCCCGGCCTGCTGTCCACCGACGTCGGCCCGGTGATCGACGCCGATGCACTGAAGATCCTGCAGGACCACGCCGAACGCATGGACCGCGAAGCGCGCCTGATCGCTGCCGCCGAGCTGTCCGCCGAAGCCGCCAATGGCACCTTCTTCGCACCGCGTGCGTATGAACTGAAGGACCTGGGCCAGCTGCACAAGGAAATCTTCGGGCCGGTCCTGCACGTGATCCGCTGGAAGGGTGACCAGCTCGATGCAGTGATCGACCAGATCAACGCCACCGGCTACGGCCTGACCCTGGGCGTGCATTCGCGCATCGACGAGACCGTCGACCGCATCAGCAACGGCGTCCACGTCGGCAACGTCTACGTCAACCGCAACCAGATCGGTGCGGTGGTCGGCGTGCAGCCGTTCGGCGGCCAGGGCCTGTCCGGCACCGGTCCGAAGGCCGGTGGCCCGCACTACCTGCTGCGCTTCGCCACCGAAAAGACGGTGACGGTGAACACCACTGCCGCCGGCGGCAACGCCTCGCTGCTGACCCTGGGCGACTGA
- the pnuC gene encoding nicotinamide riboside transporter PnuC → MNLSDPNFQLELAANIAVAGSILLAGRNNVHTWWLGIVGCALFAAVFERSHLYADMVLQFFFIAISVLGWWQWLRGDHGAPLPITSLRPRAWAWLAPLAVVATFGYGWMLTRLTSAYAPYIDSAVLVLSVIAQILMMRRKLESWWVWLLVNTVAVPLYYSRGLHLTSILYIGFWINALVALRHWRKLMRV, encoded by the coding sequence ATGAACCTGTCCGACCCGAACTTCCAGTTGGAGCTGGCTGCCAACATCGCCGTCGCCGGCTCGATCCTGCTGGCGGGCCGCAACAACGTGCACACCTGGTGGCTGGGCATCGTAGGCTGCGCACTGTTCGCCGCGGTGTTCGAGCGTTCGCACCTGTATGCGGACATGGTGCTGCAGTTCTTCTTCATCGCCATCAGCGTGCTGGGCTGGTGGCAGTGGCTGCGTGGTGACCATGGTGCACCTCTGCCGATTACTTCATTGCGGCCGCGCGCCTGGGCCTGGCTGGCGCCGCTGGCGGTAGTGGCCACCTTCGGCTACGGCTGGATGCTGACCCGCCTGACCAGCGCCTACGCGCCGTACATCGATTCGGCGGTGCTGGTACTGAGCGTGATCGCGCAGATCCTGATGATGCGCCGCAAGCTGGAATCGTGGTGGGTGTGGCTGCTGGTGAACACCGTGGCGGTGCCGCTGTACTACAGCCGAGGCCTGCACCTGACCTCTATCCTTTACATCGGTTTCTGGATAAACGCGCTGGTCGCCCTGCGCCACTGGCGCAAGCTGATGCGGGTGTAG
- a CDS encoding M28 family metallopeptidase, whose protein sequence is MPRKLLLCLAAAAALSACKGETTPATAPAADTAAAAPKPAAHQFSPEINAGDFAEMVKTLASDEFEGRAPGSKGEELTVNYIRDQMQRIGLQPGNGDSWFQDVPMTETTADASTVLKITQGGKTTELKFGTDMVVGTRTGQAEVKVDASDLVFVGYGVDAPEQKWNDYAGQDWKGKTVVMFVNDPGFHVNDAKLFDGKRMTYYGRWTYKFEEAARKGAAAALIVHDTAGASYGWDVVKNSWAGPQYDLPAKDDPEARIPVQGWLSADAAKALFAGAGLDLAQAYKDASKRGFKPVPLKATAAVDLKSQIAQKQSRNVVGVLPGSKRADEAVLYMAHWDHLGKHEGETGDNIYNGAVDNATGVAGILEVAEAMAHQDPKPERSVVFLAVTLEESGLLGSKYYVSHPTFPLDKIAGVINIDAMSVAGRAKDVTVTGFGSSELEDILKPLAAAQGRTLHGETSVQSGFYFRSDHFNFAKAGVPALYADGGEDLREGGVDAGRKAAADYGANRYHGPKDEFDASTWKLDGTVEDLQLMYGVGKELAGGDRWPNWYAGNPFKAARDAMMKDKASAK, encoded by the coding sequence ATGCCCCGCAAACTCCTCCTGTGCCTGGCCGCCGCGGCCGCGCTCAGTGCCTGCAAAGGCGAAACCACGCCGGCCACCGCGCCGGCCGCCGATACCGCTGCCGCTGCCCCGAAGCCGGCCGCTCATCAGTTCTCCCCGGAGATCAACGCCGGCGACTTCGCCGAGATGGTCAAGACGCTGGCGTCGGATGAATTCGAAGGCCGCGCCCCGGGCAGCAAGGGCGAGGAACTGACGGTCAACTACATCCGCGACCAGATGCAGCGCATCGGTCTGCAGCCGGGCAACGGCGACAGCTGGTTCCAGGACGTGCCGATGACCGAAACCACGGCCGACGCATCGACTGTGCTGAAGATCACCCAGGGTGGCAAGACCACCGAGCTGAAGTTCGGCACCGACATGGTGGTCGGCACCCGTACCGGCCAGGCCGAGGTGAAGGTTGATGCCAGCGATCTGGTGTTCGTCGGCTACGGCGTCGATGCGCCGGAACAGAAGTGGAACGACTATGCCGGCCAGGACTGGAAGGGCAAGACGGTCGTGATGTTCGTCAACGATCCGGGCTTCCACGTCAACGACGCGAAGCTGTTCGACGGCAAGCGCATGACCTACTACGGCCGCTGGACGTACAAGTTCGAGGAAGCCGCCCGCAAGGGCGCCGCTGCCGCGCTGATCGTGCACGACACCGCCGGCGCGTCCTACGGCTGGGATGTGGTGAAGAACTCCTGGGCCGGACCGCAGTACGACCTGCCGGCCAAGGATGACCCGGAAGCCCGTATTCCGGTACAGGGCTGGCTGAGTGCCGACGCCGCCAAGGCGCTGTTTGCCGGTGCCGGCCTGGACCTGGCGCAGGCTTACAAGGATGCGAGCAAGCGCGGCTTCAAGCCGGTGCCGCTGAAGGCCACCGCCGCGGTCGACCTGAAGAGCCAGATCGCGCAGAAGCAGTCGCGCAACGTGGTGGGCGTGCTGCCGGGCAGCAAGCGTGCCGACGAGGCCGTGCTGTACATGGCGCACTGGGACCACCTGGGCAAGCACGAGGGTGAAACCGGCGACAACATCTACAACGGTGCGGTCGACAACGCGACCGGCGTGGCGGGCATCCTTGAGGTGGCCGAAGCAATGGCCCACCAGGATCCGAAGCCGGAACGTTCGGTGGTGTTCCTGGCAGTGACCCTGGAAGAGTCCGGCCTGCTGGGTTCGAAGTACTACGTCTCCCACCCGACCTTCCCGCTGGACAAGATCGCCGGTGTGATCAACATTGATGCGATGTCGGTGGCCGGCCGTGCCAAGGACGTGACCGTCACCGGCTTCGGCAGCTCGGAACTGGAAGACATCCTCAAGCCGCTGGCTGCGGCCCAGGGCCGTACCCTGCACGGTGAGACTTCGGTGCAGAGCGGCTTCTACTTCCGTTCGGACCATTTCAACTTCGCCAAGGCCGGCGTGCCGGCACTGTACGCCGATGGTGGCGAGGACCTGCGCGAGGGCGGCGTGGACGCCGGCCGCAAGGCCGCGGCCGACTATGGTGCCAACCGTTACCACGGCCCGAAGGACGAGTTCGATGCGTCCACCTGGAAGCTGGACGGTACGGTCGAAGACCTGCAGTTGATGTACGGCGTCGGCAAGGAGCTGGCCGGTGGTGATCGTTGGCCGAACTGGTATGCAGGCAACCCGTTCAAGGCGGCCCGCGACGCGATGATGAAGGACAAGGCTTCGGCCAAGTAA
- a CDS encoding S41 family peptidase → MRAARTATLLLALLPALSWAQQTAPAPSQETSGQAANSEEAVTSKVPLEDIRRFVAVYNAVRAAYVDPVDDKKLMQSAVRGLLLDLDPHSTYFNKEDAQAFDEQANGAYEGIGVELQQQPDNASMKVISPIDDTPAAKAGILAGDLIIAIDGKPISAIDASEPLRGPAGSKVVLTIVRDGKPKPFDVSLTRQTIRVTSVRSRLLEPGYGYIRLSTFQADTGSDFQKHVQQLQKQSGGQLKGLVLDLRSNPGGLLTAAVQVADDLLDKGNIVSTRGRISISDARFDATPGDLLKGAPVVVLADAGSASASEVLAGALRDNKRARVVGSRTFGKGSVQTVLPLDNGDSVKLTTARYYTPSGKSIQATGIVPDVELKPAPTPADDALPASLSDYSEATLPGHLRGDDEGTEGYHAGAVLPGDGPINDALAELKNPGSVAARLKAEAAKADAAKAAKAAAAKPETKAEPKPEAKPAPAPAPAKP, encoded by the coding sequence ATGCGCGCAGCCCGTACCGCCACCCTCTTGCTGGCCCTGTTGCCGGCGCTGTCCTGGGCGCAGCAGACCGCGCCCGCCCCCAGCCAGGAAACCAGCGGGCAGGCAGCGAACAGCGAGGAGGCGGTGACCTCGAAGGTGCCGCTGGAGGACATCCGCCGCTTCGTGGCCGTGTACAACGCGGTGCGTGCCGCCTATGTCGACCCGGTCGATGACAAGAAGCTGATGCAGTCGGCCGTGCGTGGCCTGCTGCTCGACCTTGATCCGCACAGCACCTACTTCAACAAGGAAGACGCGCAGGCCTTCGACGAACAGGCCAACGGCGCCTACGAGGGCATCGGCGTGGAGCTGCAGCAGCAGCCGGACAACGCCAGCATGAAGGTGATTTCGCCGATCGACGACACGCCGGCGGCCAAGGCCGGCATCCTCGCCGGCGACCTGATCATTGCCATCGACGGCAAGCCGATCAGCGCGATCGATGCCAGCGAACCGCTGCGTGGCCCGGCCGGCAGCAAGGTGGTGCTGACCATCGTGCGCGACGGCAAGCCGAAGCCGTTCGATGTCAGCCTCACCCGCCAGACCATCCGCGTGACCAGCGTGCGCAGCCGTCTGCTGGAGCCGGGCTATGGCTACATCCGCCTCAGCACCTTCCAGGCCGATACCGGTTCGGACTTCCAGAAGCACGTGCAGCAGCTGCAGAAGCAGTCCGGTGGCCAGCTCAAGGGCCTGGTGCTGGACCTGCGCAGCAACCCGGGTGGCCTGCTGACGGCCGCCGTGCAGGTGGCCGACGATCTGCTCGACAAGGGCAACATCGTCAGTACCCGTGGCCGCATCAGCATCAGCGATGCCCGATTCGACGCGACCCCGGGCGACCTGCTGAAGGGCGCACCGGTGGTGGTACTGGCCGATGCCGGCTCGGCCAGTGCCTCGGAAGTGCTGGCCGGCGCGCTGCGCGACAACAAGCGCGCACGCGTGGTCGGCAGCCGCACCTTCGGCAAGGGCTCGGTGCAGACCGTGCTGCCGCTGGACAACGGGGATTCGGTGAAGCTGACCACGGCGCGCTATTACACGCCCAGCGGCAAGTCGATCCAGGCCACCGGCATCGTGCCGGACGTTGAGTTGAAACCCGCCCCGACGCCGGCCGACGATGCGCTGCCGGCCAGCCTGAGCGATTACAGCGAAGCGACCCTCCCGGGCCACCTGCGCGGCGACGACGAAGGCACCGAGGGCTACCACGCCGGCGCGGTGCTGCCGGGCGACGGCCCGATCAACGATGCGCTGGCCGAACTGAAGAATCCCGGTTCGGTAGCTGCACGGTTGAAGGCCGAAGCGGCCAAGGCAGATGCGGCCAAGGCCGCGAAGGCCGCTGCGGCGAAGCCGGAAACGAAGGCCGAGCCAAAGCCGGAAGCAAAGCCCGCACCGGCCCCGGCGCCGGCCAAGCCCTGA
- a CDS encoding murein hydrolase activator EnvC family protein: protein MRDNVFPSRRHHIAAARGGRWLLLGLALALALPLPSGAQTTRETERKLQKLRTELKGVAQERRQIEGQRGQASQQLREADEKVARTGRALAQTEAALREQGRALAEAEQRRNTLQTNLAQQHRELAGLLRAAYQLGNHAPLKLLLSQDTVADANRALAYHRYLQRERAQRITTLTADLKELEAVQAQIAERKQKLQGAQQDQKQQAAALEADRRDRAKTVASLDERFKDQREKEQALGQDAKALETLLANLRAAAARAEAERRAAARRAAAEKAAAERAARQAAAQGRPPPPPTKVPPAVASAPAPKVGGLGWPLSGNLLARYGGKLPDGRTSSGVLIGAPAGSTVTAVADGTVVFSDWMTGYGMILIVDHGNGYMSLYAHNDTLLKDAGARVSRGDAVAKVGNSGGQGVTALYFELRRGGQPVNPDSWLQRR from the coding sequence TTGCGCGACAACGTCTTCCCATCACGCCGACATCACATCGCCGCTGCCCGCGGCGGGCGCTGGCTGCTGCTGGGGCTGGCGTTGGCGCTGGCCCTGCCGCTGCCCAGCGGTGCGCAGACCACCCGCGAGACCGAGCGCAAGCTGCAGAAACTGCGTACCGAACTGAAGGGCGTGGCGCAGGAGCGACGGCAGATCGAGGGCCAGCGCGGCCAGGCCTCGCAACAACTGCGCGAGGCCGACGAGAAGGTAGCCCGCACCGGCCGTGCCCTTGCGCAGACGGAAGCCGCGCTGCGCGAGCAGGGCCGCGCCCTGGCCGAAGCCGAACAGCGCCGCAACACCCTGCAGACCAACCTGGCCCAGCAGCACCGCGAACTGGCCGGGCTGTTGCGCGCGGCGTATCAGCTGGGCAACCACGCACCGCTGAAGCTGCTGCTGTCGCAGGACACGGTGGCCGATGCCAACCGTGCCCTGGCCTACCACCGCTACCTGCAGCGCGAGCGCGCACAGCGCATCACCACGCTGACCGCCGACCTGAAGGAACTGGAAGCGGTGCAGGCGCAGATCGCCGAGCGCAAGCAGAAGCTGCAGGGGGCGCAGCAGGACCAGAAGCAGCAGGCAGCCGCCCTGGAAGCCGATCGCCGCGATCGCGCAAAGACGGTGGCCTCGCTGGACGAACGCTTCAAGGACCAGCGCGAGAAGGAACAGGCGCTGGGCCAGGATGCCAAGGCACTGGAAACGCTGCTGGCGAACCTGCGTGCCGCCGCGGCCCGGGCCGAAGCCGAGCGCCGCGCCGCCGCGCGTCGAGCAGCCGCTGAAAAGGCTGCTGCCGAGCGTGCCGCACGCCAGGCCGCCGCGCAGGGCCGTCCGCCACCGCCGCCCACCAAGGTCCCGCCTGCCGTGGCCTCTGCGCCGGCGCCGAAGGTCGGTGGCCTGGGCTGGCCGTTGTCGGGCAACCTGCTGGCCCGCTACGGCGGAAAGCTGCCCGACGGCCGCACCAGCAGCGGTGTGCTGATCGGCGCGCCCGCCGGCAGCACCGTCACTGCCGTGGCCGACGGCACCGTGGTGTTTTCCGACTGGATGACCGGCTACGGCATGATCCTGATTGTCGATCACGGCAACGGCTACATGAGCCTGTACGCACACAACGACACCCTGCTGAAGGATGCCGGCGCGCGGGTCAGCCGTGGCGATGCGGTGGCCAAGGTCGGCAATTCCGGCGGCCAGGGCGTCACCGCGCTGTACTTCGAGCTGCGCCGTGGCGGGCAGCCGGTGAACCCCGACAGCTGGCTGCAGCGGCGCTGA